Proteins from a genomic interval of Coccinella septempunctata chromosome 2, icCocSept1.1, whole genome shotgun sequence:
- the LOC123308027 gene encoding longitudinals lacking protein-like, with amino-acid sequence MADQQQFFLKWNDFQSNMVTSFRHLRDEKSFTDVTLACEGQTCKAHKMVLSACSPYFKSLLEENPSKHPIIILKDVAYSHLQAILEFMYAGEVNVSQEQLPAFLKTADRLKVKGLAESSTGSGVRE; translated from the exons ATGGCAGACCAGCAgcaatttttcttgaaatggaATGATTTCCAAAGTAATATGGTAACCTCATTTCGACATTTGAGGGATGAAAAAAGTTTTACTGATGTTACCTTAGCATGTGAGGGTCAGACTTGTAAGGCTCATAAAATGGTTTTATCGGCATGTAGTCCTTATTTCAAGAGTTTACTAGAG gaaaatccATCCAAACATCCCATCATAATACTCAAAGATGTAGCATACAGTCATTTGCAGGCAATCCTTGAATTCATGTATGCTGGTGAGGTTAATGTTAGTCAAGAGCAACTACCTGCATTCTTGAAGACGGCAGACAGGCTTAAAGTGAAAGGGCTTGCTGAAAGTTCAACGGGCAGTGGTGTTAGGGAATAG
- the LOC123307912 gene encoding cysteine-rich protein 2-binding protein codes for MENCKYCEKPLEDCEDEGLQCTTCLKYVHVRCLKRGAVPGGMNGDLFFTYTCQECSESNTEVFVRDKLSWLQVIVLVLYHLNTKSPGLAKKGFFHWKFQIAAFIEKNWEALFTKYVKKKKSWTGTVAGTISHFSKYFFLSGTSVIKQQAWWTLRYPKLSPHMISKIYNSLMAQKIKFKADKQAVSDIEIFNQILEENVKNPEMLQPFMVNEMDIQEDTAEISGDLGDILSPSQIEKTMKEKENKETNKRKSLLPSIDNKKFLKLSNSPESLSDDFTRCSVEAQDKKQLEDILKHKKPEEKKENFKLLDPFCHYNTSLSNISRMKGISLKIKLLGGVRKEMILSPYSGIYLKPYIRRDTETFPSWLQMMAELQLTANKKDSTYTLPSRGPLDFVYVQPEHIPAINCLCNQFFWPGIDLTDTLQYPDFSCVVVYRRLIVGFAFLVPNVSHTENYISFIFTRPGWRNVGIATFMLYHLIQTSQGKDILLHVSINNPAFFLYQKFGFKVEKIVLDFYDKYIRDDVKESKHAFLCRYER; via the exons ATGGAGAATTGTAAATATTGTGAAAAGCCACTTGAAGATTGTGAAGATGAAGGACTTCAATGCACTACTTGCTTGAAGTATGTTCATGTCCGTTGTTTGAAGAGAGGAGCAGTACCTGGTGGCATGAATGGTGACCTCTTCTTCACTTACACATGCCAAGAATGTTCAGAATCAAACACAGAAGTATTCGTTAGAGACAAATTGTCATG GCTGCAAGTGATAGTACTTGTTTTATATCACTTGAATACCAAAAGTCCAGGCTTGGCTAAGAAAGgtttttttcattggaaatttcaaattgcagctttcattgaaaaaaattgggagGCACTCTTCACAAAATATGT taaaaaaaagaaatcatgGACTGGCACGGTTGCTGGTACCATTTCACACTTCAGCAAATACTTTTTCCTTTCGGGTACCTCTGTTATCAAACAGCAGGCCTGGTGGACTCTGAGGTACCCTAAATTATCCCCGCATATGATATCAAAAATAT ataattcaTTGATGGCCCAGAAGATAAAATTCAAAGCCGATAAACAAGCTGTCTCAGATATAGAGATTTTCAATCAAATACTTGAGGAAAATGTTAAAAACCCAGAAATGTTGCAACCTTTTATGGTTAATGAAATGGATATTCAAGAGGATACAGCTGAAATAAGTGGTGATCTAGGGGATATATTGAGTCCCTCCCAGATAGAAAAA ACTATGAAGGAAAAGGAAAATAAGGAAACTAATAAAAGAAAATCTTTATTACCCTCTATAGATAATAAAAA attTTTGAAACTGAGCAATTCACCAGAGAGCTTATCTGATGATTTCACCAGATGTTCTGTTGAAGCTCAGGACAAAAAACAGTTGGAAGATATACTGAAGCATAAGAAACCAGAggagaaaaaagaaaatttcaaattattggaTCCTTTTTGTCACTATAATACTTCACTGAGCA ATATTTCTCGCATGAAAGGTATAAGCCTAAAAATCAAGCTTCTTGGTGGAGtaaggaaagagatgatttTATCTCCATACAGTGGTATATACCTTAAACCATATATAAGAAGGGATACTGAGACTTTTCCTTCTTGGTTACAAATGATGGCGGAACTGCAACTCACAGCAAATAAAAAAGATTCGACTTATACTTTACCTTCAAGGGGCCCTCTGGACTTTGTTTATGTGCAGCCAGAGCACATACCTGCGATCAATTGCTTATGTAATCAATTTTTCTGGCCAGGGATTGATT tgacTGATACTTTACAGTATCCAGATTTCAGCTGTGTTGTAGTATATAGACGCTTAATTGTGGGATTTGCATTTCTTGTTCCAAACGTGAGTCACACAGAGAACTACATTTCATTTATCTTCACAAGACCAGGCTGGAGAAATGTGGGAATTGCTACATTTATGTTATATCATCTTATACAG acaaGCCAAGGAAAAGACATTCTCCTTCATGTATCTATAAATAACCCCGCTTTTTTTCTGTACCAGAAGTTTGGTTTCAAAGTAGAAAAAATCGTTTTAGATTTTTATGATAAATACATTAGAGATGATGTGAAAGAGTCGAAGCATGCATTTTTATGCAGATACGAACGGTGA
- the LOC123307913 gene encoding MRG/MORF4L-binding protein-like has product MDDIEWTIANEGQLLDAMVGHKPVGVNKYFQMAFICEKFNNNINKDVDPDKIWAHLGTMYNLEALDENESIPFPNSEKEFALPDDDFASLISKKEEERKSLQKGRDTPKLIKETKKELKEEKMPARNLKDTPRRDSSSSNKETRDRESPRSSVSAKKEVKKETEKSKSSTKNRSSNSVSRDDHKKNKIDETPKTSKRPLRGSLKAEDGSSNGKSSPVPTTPGSVKRRRIL; this is encoded by the exons ATGGATGATATAGAATGGACTATCGCCAATGAGGGACAATTACTAGATGCAATGGTTGGTCATAAACCAGTCG GTGTAAACAAATACTTCCAAATGGCCTTCATAtgcgaaaaattcaataataatattaataaagatGTAGATCCCGATAAAATTTGGGCCCACTTGGGAACTATGTACAATTTAGAAGCACTCGACGAGAACGAATCAATTCCCTTTCCGAATAGCGAAAAAGAATTCGCTTTACCCGATGACGATTTCGCCTCTTTGATATCGAAAAAAGAGGAAGAAAGAAAATCGTTGCAGAAGGGACGGGATACTCCGAAATTGATAAAAGAAACgaagaaagaattaaaggaagaaAAAATGCCAGCCCGAAACTTAAAAGATACTCCACGTAGAGACAGTAGCAGTAGTAATAAGGAAACCAGGGATAGAGAGTCACCTCGCTCTTCTGTTTCTGCCAAGAAAGAGGTCAAAAAAGAAACTGAGAAATCAAAATCTTCCACCAAAAATCGTAGTTCTAATTCAGTTTCAAGAGATgatcataagaaaaataaaattgacgaAACACCAAAAACATCTAAGAGACCTCTTAGAGGAAGTCTGAAAGCAGAAGATGGTTCTTCAAATGGAAAATCTAGTCCAGTTCCAACAACACCTGGAAGtgtaaaaagaagaagaatattgTAA